Proteins found in one Stigmatopora nigra isolate UIUO_SnigA chromosome 15, RoL_Snig_1.1, whole genome shotgun sequence genomic segment:
- the pirt gene encoding phosphoinositide-interacting protein, producing the protein MSDGPENIALGERTLSQSRDQLTPASRTESTVFSLSRSESLWTAEAAPPGRCRLFWFPIHFMSTGGGFLACGVIISGLYFAGHCRRVSNFLGPALLSIGLMVFVVGVVLIPITRDNLRRAAKKPLTFHRHPAFAV; encoded by the coding sequence ATGTCGGACGGCCCCGAGAACATCGCGCTGGGCGAGCGAACGCTGTCTCAATCTCGCGACCAGCTGACGCCAGCCAGCCGCACAGAGAGCACCGTCTTCAGCCTATCCCGCAGCGAGTCGCTGTGGACGGCCGAGGCGGCGCCACCGGGCCGCTGCCGTCTCTTCTGGTTCCCCATCCACTTCATGTCCACGGGAGGCGGCTTCCTGGCTTGCGGCGTCATCATCAGCGGCCTCTACTTTGCCGGCCACTGCCGCCGGGTCAGCAACTTCCTGGGCCCCGCCCTCCTCTCCATTGGACTTATGGTTTTTGTGGTGGGCGTGGTACTCATCCCCATTACTAGAGACAACCTACGACGTGCTGCCAAGAAGCCGCTAACCTTCCACCGCCACCCCGCCTTCGCCGTATGA